One window of the Leptolyngbya iicbica LK genome contains the following:
- a CDS encoding NACHT domain-containing protein, with protein MPALLRLAPLLQIPISQQIQDTLLTVQEAPLVAKVITVGVILGAILFFLEKQSQSLSTFLGNLVQIRGQLTELGTAPTAADIDTQADRAKLLKAFRIKLEKRLTDVLGTDQLIALSYEDRPGEVGRYQRAAPAPAAPPDDSPTWQTRLQSLNPMRLLRRPEQAPVALTDAETMMAVFDRKDVAGRLLILGEPGAGKTTTLLELAQELVARAETDDSAPVPIIFELSNWTQDSQAIGQWLVAQLKEEYNVAPKIAQHWIATHQILPLLDGLDELGGVRLPKCVHQLNTWLPDSEPDRRTVVCCRTKEFRQGEVRLTGLNGAVELQPLSDTQIQDYLSSVNQPRLWADTIKPSADLTDLARTPLMLTVMAVALANRPATNPADIFDAYIDERFARYEAQHGPLPYSRRDTEQYLRRLAHQLKAQSQTAFLIETMQPRDWLQTAAQKWTYSLIFGLIFGLIVGLIFGLIGGLIVGLIGGLIFGLIVGLIGGFDRIEPIEILDFSLARFARKKFFQECFKQLIVGLIGGLIGGLIFGLIVGLIVGLIFGLIFGLIGGLIGGLIGGLKSDITVRTEPNQGILASAKNALILTGLGAVFAGALAIGLNAVLPMLLNDTDLIRRITGAGIAAAIWTPLNESGGQACMQHLALRLVLWRSGTIPPNYADFLKYTSELRLTRQTGGEFRFFHDLLREHFAQSPPPAP; from the coding sequence ATGCCTGCGTTGCTGCGCCTCGCTCCCCTTCTTCAAATTCCCATTTCCCAGCAGATTCAAGACACGTTGCTGACCGTGCAAGAAGCGCCGCTGGTTGCCAAGGTGATCACGGTGGGCGTCATCCTCGGAGCGATTCTGTTCTTTTTAGAAAAGCAGTCGCAGTCGCTATCGACCTTTTTGGGCAACTTGGTGCAAATTCGGGGCCAACTGACCGAACTCGGTACGGCCCCGACGGCTGCCGATATTGACACTCAAGCCGATCGTGCCAAGCTGCTGAAAGCCTTTCGCATCAAGCTCGAAAAGCGGCTGACCGATGTGCTGGGCACCGACCAACTGATTGCCCTCAGCTACGAAGATCGCCCCGGTGAAGTGGGCCGATATCAGCGCGCGGCTCCGGCCCCCGCTGCCCCACCCGACGACTCCCCCACCTGGCAAACCCGACTGCAAAGCCTGAACCCCATGCGACTGCTGCGCCGACCAGAGCAGGCTCCGGTAGCCCTGACCGACGCAGAAACCATGATGGCGGTGTTTGACCGCAAGGATGTGGCGGGGCGGCTGTTGATTTTGGGCGAGCCGGGGGCGGGTAAGACGACGACCCTGCTGGAACTGGCGCAAGAACTGGTGGCGCGGGCGGAAACGGATGATAGCGCTCCGGTGCCGATCATCTTTGAATTGTCGAACTGGACGCAGGATAGCCAAGCGATCGGCCAATGGCTGGTGGCGCAACTGAAGGAGGAATATAACGTCGCCCCCAAAATTGCTCAGCACTGGATTGCCACGCATCAGATTTTGCCACTCCTGGATGGGTTGGATGAGTTGGGGGGCGTGCGCCTGCCGAAATGTGTGCATCAGCTCAACACCTGGTTACCCGACAGTGAACCGGATCGGCGGACGGTGGTGTGCTGCCGCACGAAAGAATTTCGTCAGGGGGAAGTGAGGCTGACGGGGCTGAATGGGGCGGTGGAGCTGCAACCCCTGAGCGATACCCAAATTCAGGATTATCTGTCCTCGGTCAACCAACCCCGCCTGTGGGCCGACACCATCAAACCCTCGGCAGACCTGACAGATTTGGCCCGGACGCCGCTGATGTTGACGGTGATGGCAGTGGCCCTGGCGAACCGCCCGGCGACAAACCCGGCCGACATCTTTGATGCCTATATTGATGAGCGCTTTGCCCGGTATGAGGCCCAACACGGCCCCTTGCCCTATAGCCGTCGCGACACAGAACAGTATCTGCGGCGGCTGGCCCACCAACTGAAAGCACAAAGCCAAACGGCCTTTTTGATTGAGACGATGCAGCCCCGCGACTGGCTGCAAACTGCGGCTCAGAAATGGACTTATTCGCTGATTTTCGGGCTGATTTTCGGGCTGATTGTCGGGCTGATTTTCGGGCTGATTGGAGGGCTGATTGTCGGGCTGATTGGAGGGCTGATTTTCGGGCTGATTGTCGGGCTGATTGGAGGGTTCGATCGAATTGAACCGATTGAGATCTTAGATTTTTCCCTGGCGCGCTTCGCGCGAAAGAAATTTTTTCAGGAATGCTTTAAGCAGCTGATTGTCGGGCTGATTGGCGGGCTGATTGGAGGGCTGATTTTCGGGCTGATTGTCGGGCTGATTGTCGGGCTGATTTTCGGGCTGATTTTCGGGCTGATTGGAGGGCTGATTGGCGGACTGATTGGCGGGCTGAAAAGCGACATTACTGTTCGCACTGAGCCGAACCAGGGCATTCTTGCTTCGGCTAAAAATGCACTGATCCTGACAGGCTTAGGCGCGGTTTTTGCGGGGGCGTTGGCGATTGGGTTAAACGCGGTTTTGCCCATGCTGCTGAACGATACCGATCTAATTCGTCGCATTACAGGTGCTGGTATTGCCGCCGCGATCTGGACGCCGTTGAATGAAAGTGGTGGACAAGCCTGTATGCAGCATCTAGCTCTGCGCCTAGTCCTCTGGCGCAGTGGGACCATTCCCCCCAACTATGCCGACTTCCTCAAATACACCTCCGAGCTGCGCCTGACCCGGCAAACCGGGGGCGAGTTTCGCTTTTTCCATGACCTGCTGCGTGAGCACTTTGCCCAGTCGCCACCCCCAGCCCCCTAG
- a CDS encoding IS4 family transposase produces the protein MGNSFRQTVAGLFAKDEMNSSTMLSGHVAATRARAQASESEYLIAAQDTTYYNYSGQAQMSGLGVIQGQVRGLMQHNVLLMDEGGLPLGIVDQQYWTRGGAMDWPTSQKESQKWFNGLAAVNQQAQGSDKRWVVTGDRESDIFDFFKAECESNVDLLVRVFQPRRVEVVTAGVVCPLPTVCAHLDDYGNESVQIERLYDGKRRTVELTLHLQAAIVHIHPNQTLSSARHKTQALSLVVATEVACCDVKSQADCFETDNSLSWFLLTSLPITQADEVQRIVRFYALRWRIERLHFTLKSGALDVEKLQFDDVHTLTNALSFYSVVAWQLLGLTYALRQDPEQPAETLFEPDELTLLQQLSGKPVASLRQATLALTRLVGFAPSKKQPLPGVNVLATAIERFFFVKQGAAAVSKPLQD, from the coding sequence ATGGGCAATAGCTTCCGGCAAACTGTGGCCGGGTTGTTTGCGAAAGACGAGATGAACAGTTCAACGATGTTGTCAGGTCACGTCGCAGCGACGCGAGCGCGGGCGCAAGCCAGTGAGAGCGAGTATCTGATAGCGGCCCAAGACACGACGTACTACAACTACTCAGGGCAGGCGCAGATGTCGGGACTCGGTGTAATTCAGGGCCAGGTACGGGGGCTGATGCAGCATAACGTGTTGCTTATGGATGAAGGCGGGCTGCCGCTGGGTATCGTCGACCAACAGTACTGGACGCGAGGCGGTGCGATGGACTGGCCCACGTCGCAGAAAGAGTCTCAGAAGTGGTTCAACGGTCTAGCTGCGGTCAACCAGCAAGCGCAGGGCAGCGACAAACGCTGGGTGGTCACGGGTGACCGCGAGAGCGACATCTTCGACTTCTTTAAGGCAGAGTGCGAGTCGAATGTCGACTTGCTGGTGCGGGTGTTTCAACCGCGTCGGGTCGAAGTCGTCACCGCTGGGGTCGTCTGCCCATTGCCGACAGTCTGCGCCCACCTCGACGACTATGGGAATGAGTCAGTCCAAATTGAGCGTCTGTATGACGGTAAGCGCCGCACGGTCGAGCTGACGCTACACCTGCAAGCCGCCATCGTTCATATCCATCCCAACCAGACTCTGAGCTCAGCGCGCCACAAGACGCAAGCCCTCTCGCTAGTGGTGGCGACTGAAGTCGCTTGTTGCGATGTCAAATCTCAAGCGGACTGCTTCGAGACCGACAACTCCCTGTCTTGGTTTCTGCTCACCAGTTTACCGATTACACAGGCCGACGAGGTGCAACGCATTGTTCGCTTCTATGCCTTGCGCTGGCGCATTGAGCGCCTGCATTTCACCCTCAAGTCAGGGGCACTGGATGTTGAGAAGCTACAGTTTGACGATGTCCATACCTTGACCAATGCCTTAAGCTTCTATTCTGTGGTCGCTTGGCAATTGTTGGGGCTCACCTATGCCTTGCGCCAGGACCCAGAACAACCCGCTGAGACACTGTTTGAGCCAGATGAACTGACGTTGTTGCAGCAACTGTCAGGTAAACCGGTTGCCTCGCTGCGTCAGGCAACTCTGGCATTAACCAGGTTGGTCGGCTTTGCCCCGTCTAAGAAGCAGCCCTTGCCAGGTGTCAACGTATTGGCCACTGCCATTGAACGTTTCTTCTTTGTCAAACAGGGCGCTGCAGCTGTTTCTAAACCCCTACAAGATTAG
- a CDS encoding endonuclease/exonuclease/phosphatase family protein gives MSSFSDLCSQLWPFDAAARLNPFSPSFEAVIEGHQFSRTVLDPASIAIANWNIAKNNHLDEWLTEAEAIAQRYDPDLFFLQEVRIASPEQAPVPFAEHGWHFAPNLRDARTRHAFGVLTAAKVQHLDHQHLHTQHYEPVFNTPKVALITEYPLMTRGQSLVTVNVHGLNFVDNGKFQAQLQQLADHIQHHAGPMIVAGDFNTWNGERMRLLRSRMTSLGLTQVQFAREHDRRLKRFLWSDPLDHVFYRGLAVRSGSARVLHTLKSSDHVPMVVEFYVLA, from the coding sequence ATGTCATCCTTCAGCGATTTGTGTTCTCAGTTATGGCCCTTTGATGCCGCCGCCCGGCTCAATCCCTTTAGTCCCTCTTTTGAGGCGGTGATCGAAGGACACCAGTTTTCGCGCACGGTGCTCGATCCGGCATCCATCGCCATTGCCAACTGGAACATCGCGAAAAATAACCACCTGGATGAATGGTTAACCGAGGCCGAAGCGATCGCTCAGCGCTACGACCCCGATCTATTTTTTCTGCAAGAGGTGCGCATTGCCTCGCCGGAGCAGGCCCCGGTGCCCTTTGCCGAGCACGGCTGGCACTTTGCGCCCAACTTGCGCGATGCCCGCACCCGTCATGCCTTCGGCGTGTTGACCGCCGCCAAAGTGCAGCATCTCGATCACCAACATCTGCACACCCAACATTACGAGCCGGTTTTCAATACGCCGAAGGTGGCCCTCATTACCGAATATCCGCTCATGACTCGCGGGCAAAGCCTGGTGACGGTGAATGTGCACGGCCTCAACTTTGTGGACAACGGCAAATTTCAGGCCCAGTTGCAACAATTGGCTGACCACATTCAGCACCATGCGGGGCCGATGATTGTGGCGGGCGACTTCAACACCTGGAATGGCGAACGGATGAGGTTGCTGCGATCGCGCATGACCAGTCTAGGCCTGACCCAGGTGCAGTTTGCCCGAGAACATGATCGTCGCCTCAAGCGCTTTCTCTGGTCCGACCCGCTAGACCATGTGTTTTATCGCGGGTTGGCGGTGCGGTCTGGCAGTGCCCGGGTCCTGCACACGCTAAAATCTTCAGACCATGTGCCCATGGTGGTGGAATTTTATGTGCTTGCCTAG
- the cls gene encoding cardiolipin synthase — translation MQLTALISLLVLFVQLLGVLNAAHAVMNVRSSQSAIAWSIALITFPWVAMPLYWILGRTRFRGYPEAIRRASAEYQAKLPYIRQNLEPYIQPLPPSVKSLKRLISNLARVPFTSHNQAQLLVNGEATFAALLAAIETAQTYILFQFYIIKDDDIGRELMAALIAKAQQGVRVYLSYDEIGSHQLKRSTLQRLRQSGIEVTAFRSTRGIRNRFQLNFRNHRKIVVVDGRIGFVGGLNVGDEYLGRDRRFGYWRDTHLSLQGPAVQCLQISFLQDWYWATRTIPEVNWQVTPAPDAAESLLVLPSGPADPFQTCTLFFNSAFQLAQRRLWIASPYFVPDETTLATLKMAALRGVDVRIMLPAHPDHQIVYLCSFSYYKELKQAGIQIYRFRKGFMHQKVVLVDDLLAGVGTTNLDNRSFHLNFEVMAFALQGPLLAEVEAMLLNDFENSDQVDLGEYDRRSLGFRLAVRAARLMAPLQ, via the coding sequence ATGCAACTTACTGCCCTCATCAGCCTGTTGGTCCTTTTTGTGCAACTGCTGGGGGTGCTGAATGCGGCCCATGCGGTGATGAATGTGCGATCGTCCCAGAGTGCGATCGCCTGGAGCATTGCCCTGATTACCTTTCCGTGGGTAGCCATGCCGCTGTATTGGATTTTGGGGCGAACTCGATTTCGCGGTTATCCCGAAGCGATTCGTCGCGCCAGTGCCGAATATCAGGCCAAGCTCCCCTATATCCGGCAAAATCTGGAACCCTATATTCAGCCTTTGCCCCCGTCGGTCAAAAGCCTGAAACGCCTCATCAGCAACCTCGCCCGAGTCCCGTTCACTTCGCATAATCAGGCGCAATTACTGGTGAATGGTGAGGCCACCTTTGCGGCCCTGTTGGCAGCCATTGAGACCGCTCAGACCTACATTTTGTTTCAGTTCTACATCATCAAAGATGACGACATTGGTCGTGAGTTGATGGCGGCCCTCATCGCCAAGGCGCAGCAGGGCGTTCGGGTGTATCTCAGTTATGACGAAATCGGCTCCCATCAACTCAAACGCTCGACCCTGCAACGGCTCCGGCAAAGTGGCATCGAGGTCACCGCCTTTCGCAGTACCCGAGGCATCCGCAATCGCTTTCAACTCAACTTTCGCAACCACCGCAAAATCGTCGTGGTGGATGGTCGCATCGGCTTTGTTGGTGGCCTCAACGTGGGGGATGAATATTTGGGCCGCGATCGCCGCTTCGGCTATTGGCGCGATACCCATTTAAGCCTGCAAGGCCCCGCCGTCCAGTGTCTGCAAATTTCCTTTTTGCAAGATTGGTACTGGGCGACGCGCACCATTCCCGAGGTTAACTGGCAAGTGACCCCCGCGCCCGACGCCGCCGAATCGTTGCTGGTCTTGCCCTCTGGTCCTGCCGACCCGTTTCAAACCTGCACCTTGTTTTTTAACAGTGCGTTCCAGCTGGCTCAGCGCCGTTTGTGGATTGCCAGTCCCTACTTCGTGCCTGATGAGACGACCCTAGCCACGCTCAAAATGGCCGCCCTGCGCGGGGTGGATGTGCGGATCATGCTACCCGCCCATCCCGATCACCAAATCGTTTATCTCTGCTCCTTTTCCTACTACAAAGAACTGAAGCAAGCGGGCATTCAAATTTATCGCTTTCGCAAAGGCTTCATGCATCAAAAAGTCGTGCTCGTTGATGACCTCCTGGCTGGGGTCGGCACGACTAATCTCGACAATCGCTCCTTTCATCTGAATTTTGAGGTGATGGCATTTGCGCTCCAGGGGCCTTTGTTGGCAGAAGTCGAAGCCATGCTGTTGAACGATTTCGAAAATTCGGATCAGGTCGATCTGGGGGAATACGATCGCCGTTCCCTGGGTTTCCGGTTAGCGGTCCGCGCCGCCCGGCTTATGGCCCCTTTGCAATAG
- a CDS encoding HAD hydrolase-like protein translates to MPLFEGLPLPMHLLFDLDGTLTNPYQGITACILDALQQLGQPLPDERTLTEWIGPPLQDSFVAVLGDEALASEAVRLYRDRFATVGLYENEVYEGIAAMLSEVARSPHMAWVCTSKPRVFAEKIVAHFQLAPFFHGVYGSELNGDRAHKADLIAHLLTTEGIAAKDAVMIGDRHHDINGAKHNGLRAIGVTWGFGTAHELTQAGADGLCHAPGELMGQFQKLASLKFPGSR, encoded by the coding sequence ATGCCCCTTTTTGAAGGCTTACCGCTGCCTATGCATCTGCTGTTTGACCTCGACGGTACCCTCACGAATCCCTACCAGGGCATCACTGCCTGCATTCTTGATGCCTTGCAGCAATTAGGGCAGCCGCTCCCGGATGAGCGCACCCTCACTGAGTGGATCGGCCCTCCCTTACAGGATTCCTTTGTCGCCGTGTTGGGGGATGAGGCCCTGGCGAGCGAGGCCGTCCGGCTCTATCGCGATCGCTTTGCCACGGTCGGGCTGTATGAAAACGAGGTGTACGAAGGCATTGCGGCAATGCTGTCAGAGGTGGCGCGATCGCCCCACATGGCTTGGGTTTGCACCTCCAAACCACGAGTCTTTGCCGAAAAAATTGTGGCGCACTTTCAGCTGGCACCCTTTTTTCACGGCGTCTATGGCAGTGAGTTGAATGGCGATCGCGCCCATAAAGCCGACCTGATTGCCCATTTATTGACCACTGAGGGCATTGCTGCCAAAGATGCGGTCATGATTGGCGATCGCCACCATGATATCAACGGGGCCAAACATAACGGCTTGCGGGCGATCGGGGTGACCTGGGGGTTTGGCACAGCCCACGAACTCACTCAGGCGGGGGCCGATGGCCTTTGTCATGCACCCGGTGAGCTGATGGGGCAATTCCAAAAACTTGCGAGTCTTAAATTCCCTGGCTCCAGGTGA
- a CDS encoding helix-turn-helix domain-containing protein — protein sequence MSNNPAESADKTRSDGIALVKHASFKDIDRMGETLKGWEVSCTQLTRGPFQGMLTFLEQRDLQIYQLRTQQAVQVMGAKPTSRWLFAFPLVSFPQAAYSCDTSLTTDCIFGFDAHREVNHISDPHGVNLGCIGVSKSLFENYVAQAGRDDLDEAFMKRNVVVPEGTRFAPLVCYLRQLFWHSQQQPELVNAYLDAKLIEQDLLPLLINALKPRESEDSLRLYPRADIVKVAREFMAMNLQRPLTLADICQAVHASKRSLHYGFQDMFGMGPMAFLKVLRLHEIRRILLSAEPKSLQVKEVASTWGFYSMGHFSRDYKQLFGESPSQTLNR from the coding sequence ATGAGTAACAATCCGGCAGAAAGTGCTGATAAAACCAGATCTGATGGCATCGCCCTGGTCAAACACGCCTCCTTCAAAGATATTGACCGCATGGGCGAGACCCTCAAAGGTTGGGAAGTCAGTTGTACTCAGCTGACTCGAGGCCCCTTTCAAGGAATGCTGACATTCCTTGAGCAGAGGGATCTGCAAATTTACCAACTCCGAACTCAGCAAGCTGTGCAGGTGATGGGGGCAAAACCCACGAGCCGTTGGTTATTTGCCTTTCCCCTGGTCTCCTTCCCTCAGGCTGCCTATTCTTGTGACACGTCCCTCACGACTGACTGTATTTTTGGGTTTGATGCGCATCGCGAAGTCAACCACATCAGCGATCCCCATGGGGTCAACCTGGGATGCATCGGCGTGTCAAAGTCGCTGTTTGAAAACTATGTCGCCCAAGCAGGACGCGATGATCTCGACGAGGCGTTTATGAAGCGCAATGTCGTGGTGCCAGAGGGCACCCGGTTTGCCCCTCTGGTCTGCTATCTGCGACAGCTCTTTTGGCACAGTCAGCAGCAACCAGAACTGGTGAACGCATACCTGGATGCCAAACTGATTGAGCAAGATTTGCTGCCGCTGCTGATTAATGCGCTGAAACCCAGGGAGAGCGAGGACTCTCTGCGACTGTACCCCCGTGCGGACATCGTCAAGGTCGCCCGAGAGTTTATGGCCATGAACTTGCAACGCCCGCTGACCTTGGCAGACATTTGTCAAGCGGTCCATGCCAGCAAGCGATCGCTCCACTATGGCTTTCAAGACATGTTTGGCATGGGGCCGATGGCCTTTCTCAAAGTATTACGGCTCCACGAGATTCGACGGATCTTGCTCAGTGCCGAGCCCAAGAGCTTGCAGGTCAAAGAGGTCGCTAGTACCTGGGGCTTTTACAGCATGGGCCACTTTTCCAGAGACTATAAACAGCTATTTGGTGAGTCACCCTCTCAGACGCTCAACCGCTAG
- a CDS encoding DUF3747 domain-containing protein: MKLKFIPNLMPFAIAATISTVGVAAATATDFSTAELDQDTVISVAIPSGSLIPYKLWLVRETQPGATCFTVSGSNPGIVDPLWQTNSGCSAGFSSNLFSIRVDGENLRNQYSLDIVEREGELLLVGRPLRGRSLVIGRTGGITPNDFLEIQLEPGWRITQRVFEDSRLSHFYYTNDASLASLLESDSIAVGPNPTPDPLPETDFPFPDIARNIYAAEITAAFNLGLVSGGADGTFAPTRPVTREEAVVIVAEALQTVGFTLPETVSTAPFPDVAADRWSAARINALKNLGIVTGDQNGQFRPADTITRAELMSMLRRAAEQKVQLGTEGVRAPELTPTGEVFDFSDISGHWNEATIAQMSAYCNVATPLNERGNAFRPDTSALRDYTTAATFRMIDCGATPLP, translated from the coding sequence ATGAAACTAAAATTTATTCCGAACTTGATGCCATTTGCGATCGCTGCCACGATCAGCACAGTGGGGGTGGCAGCGGCTACGGCCACAGACTTTTCGACCGCCGAACTGGATCAAGACACGGTGATTTCAGTGGCGATTCCCTCTGGCAGTCTGATTCCTTACAAGCTCTGGCTGGTGCGGGAGACTCAGCCTGGGGCCACCTGTTTTACCGTGAGTGGCAGCAATCCCGGCATTGTTGACCCGCTCTGGCAAACGAACAGTGGTTGTAGTGCCGGTTTCTCTTCCAATCTGTTTTCTATTCGCGTGGATGGCGAAAATCTGCGCAATCAATATTCCTTAGACATTGTGGAAAGAGAGGGCGAATTACTGCTCGTGGGTCGGCCCTTACGCGGGCGATCGCTGGTGATTGGGCGTACGGGCGGCATCACCCCGAATGACTTTTTAGAAATTCAGTTGGAGCCCGGCTGGCGCATCACGCAACGAGTGTTTGAGGACAGTCGTCTCAGCCACTTTTACTACACCAACGACGCCTCCCTCGCGTCCTTGTTAGAAAGCGACAGCATCGCGGTTGGCCCCAACCCCACTCCCGATCCCCTGCCTGAGACTGATTTTCCGTTCCCCGACATTGCCAGGAATATCTACGCCGCCGAAATCACCGCTGCTTTCAACCTGGGGTTGGTGTCAGGTGGAGCCGATGGCACGTTTGCACCCACCCGGCCAGTGACCCGCGAAGAAGCCGTAGTCATTGTGGCCGAAGCCTTGCAAACAGTGGGCTTCACGTTGCCAGAGACCGTCTCTACCGCCCCCTTCCCAGACGTGGCGGCAGACCGCTGGAGTGCCGCGAGGATTAATGCACTGAAAAATCTGGGCATTGTGACGGGCGATCAAAACGGACAGTTTCGGCCTGCTGACACCATCACCCGAGCGGAACTGATGTCAATGTTGCGCCGCGCCGCTGAGCAAAAAGTGCAGCTGGGGACGGAAGGGGTGCGAGCCCCCGAACTCACCCCCACGGGTGAAGTCTTCGACTTTTCTGACATTAGCGGCCACTGGAATGAAGCGACCATCGCCCAAATGTCGGCTTACTGCAATGTGGCAACGCCCCTCAATGAGCGGGGTAACGCGTTCCGCCCCGATACATCAGCGCTGCGTGATTACACCACGGCGGCGACATTTCGCATGATTGATTGCGGGGCGACACCGCTGCCATAG
- a CDS encoding arylsulfatase, whose protein sequence is MSNPRFWGCPSVIAHPLLRQLMRRCVAVLLVVGMALSPMNWLGQSRNTALAATYSSYGQAQAAAATTSEKPNIVVIWGDDVGQSDVSAYTKGLMGFRTPNIDRVADEGMIFTDYYAEQSCTAGRSAFITGQSVFRTGLSKVGLPGADLGLRAEDPTIAELLKEQGYATAQFGKNHLGDKDEFLPTNHGFDEFYGNLYHLNAEEEPELPDYPDPDEFPNFAKQFGPRGVIHSFADGRIEDTGPLTKKRMETIDDDIADRSVEYVKKQAATGEPFFMWTNFTHMHFRTHTKPESLGQAGRWQSPYHDTMIDHDKNVGQVLDAIDAAGIADNTIVIYSTDNGPHMNTWPDAAMTPFRGEKDTGWEGAFRVPFMVRWPGHIEAGRVTNDFMSHLDWMPTFLAAAGVPDVKEKLLSGYKANGKRFKVHLDGYNWLPYLTGETTEAPRDEYFYFSDDGDLLAMRYDNWKVHFAQQRTDGTLALWGEPFVATRIPWLYNLRTDPYEKATITSNTYWDWYLDHVYLLLPAQKFVAQFLGTFKDYPPRQKAASFTIDEALEQLQKSPSS, encoded by the coding sequence ATGAGCAATCCGAGATTCTGGGGCTGCCCCAGCGTGATTGCCCATCCCCTGTTGCGCCAGTTGATGCGCCGCTGTGTGGCGGTCTTGCTGGTGGTTGGGATGGCTTTGTCCCCCATGAATTGGCTGGGACAATCGCGCAACACGGCTCTGGCCGCGACCTATTCGTCCTACGGTCAAGCCCAAGCGGCTGCCGCCACCACTTCTGAGAAGCCCAATATCGTCGTGATTTGGGGCGACGATGTCGGCCAAAGTGATGTGAGTGCCTATACCAAGGGGTTAATGGGTTTCCGGACTCCCAACATCGATCGCGTGGCCGATGAAGGGATGATCTTCACCGACTACTACGCGGAACAGAGCTGTACCGCAGGCCGTTCTGCTTTCATTACCGGGCAGAGCGTGTTTCGCACGGGTCTGAGCAAAGTCGGCTTGCCGGGCGCCGATCTAGGGTTGCGGGCAGAAGATCCCACCATTGCCGAACTGTTGAAAGAGCAGGGCTACGCCACGGCGCAGTTTGGAAAAAACCACTTGGGCGACAAGGACGAGTTTTTGCCGACTAACCACGGCTTCGACGAGTTTTACGGCAACCTCTATCACCTGAATGCGGAAGAGGAACCGGAACTCCCCGACTATCCTGACCCGGATGAGTTTCCCAATTTTGCCAAACAGTTTGGCCCCCGGGGCGTCATTCATAGCTTTGCCGATGGCCGCATTGAAGACACTGGACCGCTGACCAAAAAGCGCATGGAAACGATTGACGATGACATTGCCGATCGCTCTGTTGAGTATGTGAAAAAGCAGGCGGCGACGGGTGAGCCGTTCTTCATGTGGACGAACTTTACTCACATGCACTTCCGCACTCACACCAAGCCCGAAAGTTTGGGCCAAGCGGGGCGCTGGCAGTCGCCTTATCACGACACCATGATCGACCACGACAAAAACGTGGGTCAGGTATTGGATGCCATTGACGCAGCGGGCATTGCCGACAACACCATCGTCATCTACAGCACCGACAACGGCCCCCATATGAACACCTGGCCCGATGCGGCGATGACGCCCTTTCGCGGTGAAAAGGATACGGGTTGGGAAGGTGCGTTCCGGGTGCCCTTTATGGTGCGCTGGCCGGGGCATATCGAAGCGGGTAGGGTGACCAACGACTTTATGTCTCATTTGGACTGGATGCCGACTTTCTTGGCGGCGGCTGGGGTGCCAGATGTTAAAGAGAAGCTGCTGTCAGGCTACAAGGCTAACGGCAAACGCTTTAAGGTGCATCTGGATGGCTACAACTGGTTGCCGTACCTGACGGGGGAAACCACTGAAGCGCCCCGGGACGAGTATTTCTACTTTTCCGATGATGGTGACCTGTTGGCGATGCGCTATGACAACTGGAAGGTGCATTTTGCTCAACAGCGGACCGATGGCACCCTGGCGTTATGGGGTGAGCCGTTTGTGGCGACGCGGATTCCTTGGCTATATAACCTCCGTACCGATCCCTACGAAAAGGCCACTATTACCTCTAATACTTATTGGGATTGGTACCTGGATCACGTGTATTTGCTGCTACCTGCCCAGAAATTTGTGGCGCAGTTCTTGGGAACGTTCAAAGACTATCCGCCCCGCCAAAAAGCGGCTAGCTTCACCATTGATGAAGCGCTAGAGCAATTGCAAAAATCGCCGAGCAGCTAG
- a CDS encoding LURP-one-related/scramblase family protein, whose protein sequence is MMKRRAARNGGLLQGGNLGATPQADGGTGSDRRAALQNLQQAAEQRIGTRFKMRERLFSFGDDFFITNERNEKVVKVDGKLLRVRQTLIFEDMQGRELYTIKAKLIDIRETMVIKRPNGDRAAVVHNALITPLRDRWKIDIPGGDDLVARGNILQHEYTICRKGERRPIAVISKKWFRLRDTYGVELESAFDAPLILAITVTIDLMAHP, encoded by the coding sequence ATGATGAAACGACGAGCGGCCCGCAATGGTGGCCTGCTGCAAGGGGGCAATCTGGGGGCCACCCCGCAAGCGGATGGGGGAACTGGCAGCGATCGCCGGGCGGCCTTGCAAAACTTGCAGCAGGCAGCAGAACAGCGCATCGGTACGCGCTTCAAAATGCGGGAACGGTTGTTTAGCTTTGGCGATGACTTTTTCATCACCAACGAACGGAATGAAAAAGTGGTCAAAGTCGATGGCAAGCTGCTGCGGGTGCGGCAAACCCTGATTTTTGAAGACATGCAGGGCCGCGAGCTGTACACCATCAAGGCCAAACTGATCGATATCCGCGAAACGATGGTGATCAAGCGGCCCAATGGCGATCGCGCCGCCGTTGTTCACAATGCCCTGATCACCCCCCTCCGCGATCGCTGGAAAATCGACATTCCCGGCGGAGACGATCTCGTGGCTCGGGGCAACATTTTGCAGCATGAATACACCATTTGCCGCAAGGGCGAACGACGGCCAATCGCGGTGATCTCAAAGAAATGGTTCCGCCTGCGCGACACCTACGGCGTGGAGTTGGAGAGTGCCTTTGACGCGCCTTTGATCTTGGCCATCACCGTCACGATTGACCTGATGGCCCATCCCTAA